One genomic region from Streptomyces sp. NBC_00582 encodes:
- a CDS encoding adenylosuccinate lyase: protein MDEELRSLTERLRHESGGTEAYERLAAHADHDELAGVLTESGRPLWAREVAAFRLGLGGDRRAFEALVLLLNHRDPPRCASAAYALARLGDPRTARAAAALATNELRVAYALHPVRLLVELRAPESVPALITTLRRRLTPQDPYRRVALACVEGLGTLGDARARPVLNEALAHPPLAEAAVHALARIPHQR from the coding sequence ATGGACGAAGAGTTGCGCTCCCTCACGGAACGCTTACGGCACGAGTCCGGCGGCACGGAGGCCTACGAGCGGCTGGCGGCCCACGCGGACCACGACGAACTGGCGGGCGTGCTCACCGAGTCGGGCCGGCCCCTGTGGGCCCGCGAGGTGGCCGCGTTCCGGCTGGGGCTCGGGGGCGACCGGCGCGCCTTCGAGGCGCTCGTCCTGCTGCTCAACCACCGCGACCCGCCGCGTTGCGCCTCCGCCGCCTACGCACTGGCCCGTCTCGGCGACCCCCGTACGGCCCGGGCCGCGGCCGCCCTCGCCACCAACGAACTGCGCGTCGCCTACGCCCTGCACCCCGTCCGCCTCCTGGTGGAGCTGCGCGCCCCGGAGTCGGTCCCCGCGCTGATCACCACCCTGCGGCGCCGGCTGACCCCGCAGGACCCCTACCGCAGGGTGGCCCTCGCCTGTGTGGAGGGCCTCGGCACCCTCGGCGACGCCCGCGCCCGCCCCGTCCTGAACGAGGCCCTGGCCCACCCACCCCTCGCCGAGGCCGCCGTCCACGCACTGGCCCGCATCCCCCACCAACGCTGA
- a CDS encoding alpha/beta hydrolase — protein sequence MNTRAAVLCATAVVLAGTVTALPAGAASAPAAPTARLTWKTCATTDQPTLQCASLKVPLDHDDPGGERITLALSRVPHTAKRYQGPLLVNPGGPGGRGLSLAGFVASSLPKAVAAQYDVIGFDPRGVGKSTPALDCAPGHFGPVRPDSVPVTEAVEEANLKRARSFAKACSTKYARVLPYIDTVSAVRDMDAIRAATGAPRLNYFGYSYGTYLGAVYAKLYPRRVRRLVLDSIVDPTGVWYDDNLTQDLAFNDRHRALMAWIARYDTTYRLGGDPAEVEAKWYAMRAALARTPAGGTVGAAELEDTFLPGGYYNGYWPHLAKAFAAYVNDKNADPLVQAYKNFAAVDASGDNGYSVYTSVQCRDAHWPRDWEEWRSDNWETYRKAPFMAWNNGWYNAPCAFWPTRSRGPVDITNGALPPALLFQATDDAATPYEGGATVHALLHGSRLVVEQGGGNHGITLSGNSCLDQHLAAYLTDGTVPHGTGAVDAVCKAQPDPKPLTGKVASPTAHGSTLHGLLGFRG from the coding sequence TTGAACACTCGCGCAGCCGTGCTGTGCGCCACCGCCGTCGTCCTGGCCGGAACCGTCACGGCCCTGCCGGCCGGCGCGGCCTCCGCGCCCGCCGCTCCGACGGCGAGACTCACCTGGAAGACCTGCGCCACCACCGACCAGCCGACACTGCAGTGCGCGTCGCTGAAGGTGCCGCTCGACCACGACGACCCGGGCGGGGAGCGGATCACCCTGGCGCTCTCCCGTGTCCCGCACACCGCGAAGAGGTACCAGGGACCGCTGCTGGTCAACCCCGGCGGGCCCGGCGGGCGGGGGCTGTCCCTCGCCGGGTTCGTCGCCTCGTCGCTGCCGAAGGCGGTCGCCGCCCAGTACGACGTCATCGGCTTCGACCCGCGCGGGGTGGGCAAAAGCACCCCGGCCCTCGACTGCGCCCCCGGCCACTTCGGCCCCGTGCGGCCGGACTCCGTACCGGTCACCGAGGCGGTCGAGGAGGCCAACCTGAAGCGGGCGCGGTCCTTCGCGAAGGCCTGCTCCACCAAGTACGCGCGCGTGCTGCCGTACATCGACACGGTCAGCGCGGTCCGCGACATGGACGCGATCCGCGCCGCCACCGGTGCGCCGCGGCTGAACTACTTCGGCTACTCGTACGGCACGTACCTCGGCGCGGTCTACGCCAAGCTGTACCCGCGGCGGGTGCGGCGGCTGGTCCTGGACTCGATCGTCGACCCCACGGGCGTCTGGTACGACGACAACCTCACCCAGGATCTCGCGTTCAACGACCGCCACCGGGCGCTGATGGCGTGGATCGCCCGGTACGACACCACGTACCGGCTCGGCGGCGACCCGGCCGAGGTCGAGGCGAAGTGGTACGCGATGCGGGCGGCGCTGGCCCGCACGCCGGCGGGCGGCACGGTGGGCGCCGCCGAGCTGGAGGACACCTTCCTGCCGGGCGGCTACTACAACGGCTACTGGCCCCACCTCGCCAAGGCGTTCGCGGCGTACGTCAACGACAAGAACGCCGATCCGCTGGTGCAGGCGTACAAGAACTTCGCCGCCGTGGACGCCTCCGGGGACAACGGGTACAGCGTCTACACCTCGGTGCAGTGCCGGGACGCCCACTGGCCGCGCGACTGGGAGGAGTGGCGCTCGGACAACTGGGAGACGTACCGGAAGGCGCCCTTCATGGCCTGGAACAACGGCTGGTACAACGCGCCGTGCGCGTTCTGGCCGACCCGGTCGCGGGGGCCGGTGGACATCACCAACGGCGCCCTGCCGCCCGCCCTTCTCTTCCAGGCGACGGACGACGCGGCCACCCCGTACGAGGGCGGCGCCACCGTCCACGCCCTGCTGCACGGCTCCCGCCTCGTGGTCGAGCAGGGCGGCGGGAACCACGGCATCACCCTGAGCGGCAACAGCTGCCTGGACCAGCACCTCGCGGCCTATCTGACCGACGGCACGGTCCCGCACGGCACGGGAGCGGTGGACGCGGTCTGCAAGGCCCAGCCGGACCCGAAGCCCCTGACCGGAAAGGTGGCCTCCCCCACCGCCCACGGCTCGACCCTGCACGGCCTCCTGGGCTTCCGCGGCTGA
- a CDS encoding 3-hydroxyacyl-CoA dehydrogenase family protein, which produces MATPLSDTSLSPLRTIAVVGLGTMGTGIAEVLAQAGREVIGIDISEERTARSLAALEASTARAVGRGRLTEAERADALARVRTATDLRAAADADLVIEVAPESYEIKQQIVRELDGIVRPETILATGTNALSVTRLAAESARPERVLGLHFFNPAPAMKLVEVVSSVLTAPAAVTAVTQLALDLGKEPVAVGDRPGFVADGLLFGYLNQAAAMYEARYASREDIDAAMRLGCGLPMGPLALLDLIGVDTARTVLEAMYAESRDRLHAPAPILKQLSEAGLTGRKAGRGFYTYEAPGSATVVADTLTPVAGASGTPGREVRSVGVAGSGTMASGIAEVFAKAGYDVVLAARSEEKAQTAKARIGKNLARSVDKGRMTAEAAAQTLERITPAGSYDTFADVDLAVEAVAEALEIKRQLFATFDKVCKPGAVLATTTSSLPVVACARATSRPQDVIGMHFFNPAPAMKLVEVVRTVLTAEDVHATVHEVCGRIRKHAVDCGDRAGFIVNALLFPYLNNAIKMVQEHYASLDDIDAAMKLGGGYPMGPFELLDVVGLDVSLAIEKVLHREFRDPGLAPAPLLEHLVAAGCLGRKTGRGFREYARR; this is translated from the coding sequence ATGGCCACTCCCCTCTCCGACACCTCCCTGTCCCCGCTCCGGACGATCGCCGTCGTCGGCCTCGGCACCATGGGCACCGGCATCGCCGAGGTCCTCGCCCAGGCCGGCCGTGAGGTGATCGGCATCGACATCAGCGAGGAGCGCACCGCCCGCTCCCTCGCCGCCCTGGAGGCCTCCACCGCCCGTGCCGTGGGGCGCGGCCGGCTCACCGAGGCCGAGCGCGCCGACGCCCTCGCCCGGGTCCGCACCGCCACCGACCTGCGCGCGGCGGCCGACGCCGACCTGGTGATCGAGGTGGCCCCGGAGTCGTACGAGATCAAGCAGCAGATCGTCCGTGAACTGGACGGGATCGTGCGGCCCGAGACGATCCTCGCGACCGGCACCAACGCCCTGTCCGTGACCCGGCTCGCCGCCGAGTCCGCGCGCCCGGAGCGCGTCCTCGGCCTGCACTTCTTCAACCCGGCGCCCGCGATGAAGCTGGTCGAGGTCGTCTCCTCGGTGCTGACCGCGCCGGCCGCCGTCACCGCCGTCACCCAGCTCGCCCTCGACCTCGGCAAGGAGCCGGTCGCGGTCGGCGACCGCCCCGGATTCGTCGCGGACGGGCTGCTGTTCGGCTACCTCAACCAGGCCGCCGCGATGTACGAGGCGCGCTACGCCTCCCGTGAGGACATCGACGCGGCGATGCGGCTCGGCTGCGGACTGCCCATGGGCCCGCTGGCGCTGCTCGACCTGATCGGCGTCGACACGGCCCGTACGGTGCTGGAGGCGATGTACGCCGAGTCCCGCGACCGGCTGCACGCGCCCGCCCCGATCCTCAAGCAGCTCAGCGAGGCCGGTCTGACGGGCCGTAAGGCGGGCCGCGGCTTCTACACCTACGAGGCGCCGGGCAGCGCGACCGTCGTCGCGGACACGCTGACGCCCGTCGCCGGAGCGTCCGGCACCCCCGGCCGCGAGGTCCGCAGCGTCGGAGTCGCCGGCTCCGGCACGATGGCCTCCGGGATCGCCGAGGTGTTCGCCAAGGCCGGCTACGACGTCGTCCTCGCCGCCCGCAGCGAGGAGAAGGCGCAGACCGCGAAGGCCCGCATCGGCAAGAACCTGGCGCGCTCGGTCGACAAGGGCCGGATGACCGCCGAGGCCGCCGCGCAGACCCTGGAGCGGATCACCCCGGCCGGGAGCTACGACACCTTCGCCGACGTCGACCTGGCCGTCGAGGCGGTCGCCGAGGCCCTGGAGATCAAGCGGCAGCTCTTCGCGACCTTCGACAAGGTCTGCAAGCCGGGTGCCGTCCTGGCCACCACCACCTCGTCGCTGCCGGTCGTCGCCTGCGCCCGCGCCACCTCGCGCCCGCAGGACGTCATCGGGATGCACTTCTTCAACCCGGCGCCCGCCATGAAGCTCGTCGAGGTCGTCCGTACGGTGTTGACGGCCGAGGACGTCCACGCGACCGTTCACGAGGTCTGCGGACGGATCAGGAAGCACGCCGTCGACTGCGGCGACCGTGCGGGGTTCATCGTGAACGCCCTGCTGTTCCCGTACCTCAACAACGCGATCAAGATGGTGCAGGAGCACTACGCGTCCCTGGACGACATCGACGCCGCGATGAAGCTCGGCGGCGGCTACCCGATGGGTCCGTTCGAACTGCTCGACGTCGTCGGGCTGGACGTCTCCCTCGCGATCGAGAAGGTCCTGCACCGCGAGTTCCGCGACCCGGGCCTCGCCCCCGCCCCGCTCCTGGAGCACCTGGTGGCCGCGGGCTGCCTCGGCCGCAAGACGGGCCGGGGTTTCCGCGAATATGCCCGCCGCTGA